Part of the Amblyomma americanum isolate KBUSLIRL-KWMA chromosome 7, ASM5285725v1, whole genome shotgun sequence genome, TGCTGTACTGCGTTCACCATTTCACGCGGAATCATCGCCCGGGGCCAAGGGCTATTCGTGCCGTTGAGGAGCTGAAGGCAGCGATTGTTTAGAAAAAAGCTGAAAAGTTTCGAAACGGCCAAGGAGACAACTCGGCCGGGTGACGTAACCACCCGCGTGCTTTTACAGCAAAGAGCGTCTGTTGAAGGCCCTGTTGATAGTGCACGGTGAAAATGTAGTGATTAAGGTAAAGAATGCGTCCCGTCCAAGGACGGCCAAAACAGGCTCAAGCGTGTGTTGCCTCCGTTCACTCCAGCTTCGATCCGGACGAAGCAACAGCTTTTCAAGGTCGCCGCACACAGACATGAACAATCGCTTCGTCCGCACCCCCCTACCACGCCCCACAAGTTCGATGAATTCACTCCTCGCCGTCAGCGTCCGCGTCATGAACGGCAGCGGGGGCTCCGAACCCTGCACCTCCGCTCGAAGACTCGGGTGGACCTCCGTGGAAGCCCTCGTTGACGTGGCTCACGGCGTGGTGCTCCTCGGGCGGCTTCCAGGACGATGACGTGGCCGCCTCAGAATGGTGCTCCTGCGAAGACGCCGGCGGCGCGCCGTAAGGCTTGGTCAGGCTCACGGGCGTCGCGTAGTCGGGCTCCTTATCCGCCGTCAGCGGCATGCAGCTCAGGTCTTCGTGGTGGTCGGGACTCCCGGGCACCTTGATCTCCGGCACGTCCAGGTCGTGGTTGTCCAGGCACTGAGTTGTCGAGCCGGACCCACCGGGCCCGTCGTCGTCGCAGTCCTTGTAGTTGAGCACCGGGTAGAGGCGGCCGTGCTTAATGCTGGAGTTGGCGTTGATCATGCCGTAGTCCTTGGCGTCCGAGCAGAAGCGCTTGAACGCCACGTACAGCCCGATGAGCGTGATGCTGATGCCCACGAACAGCACGATGCCCAGCATGATTCCGAAGATCATGGCGGCGGCTGCTTACGCTTGCGCTGTGGTCGACAGGAGGAATGCGTACCtgcgcagacaaaaaaaaaagaagacgccAAATCAGTTTGAAGACTGCGCTGAGTGTGCTTATAGAAGAGCCTCAACCAGCCATCGAGCTTGGCGAGTTTCCATAAATCTAAAGCCTCTGTAAATTTTAACAGCGGGAAATTTGAAATTCTGCGAGTTGAGAAGGAAAAATCCGGGACATTCCGCGCGTTAGTCTTTCGCGCGATGCTTCTTGTTTCGTGCTGCACAGTTGTGAGCACGTTCGCACTTTTAATCCCTTCCCTACTCCCTACCTCTGTTTCActgccttctcttctttcacGGTGGCCCGCGCGCCGTCTTAATTCTTTCCACGTTTATGGCAAATCGTTCTCGCCATCGCCTGCCGCGCTCTTCTCCTCAATGATAGAGGTCGTCGAGAAGTTGGCTTTTCCTCGCATCTCTCGAACCTGGCGGGCGAGCTCGCTGTGGGTACCTCAAAGAACAGCGAAAACAAATAAAATCGCGCTATATTCGTACTTTTGTTTTAGATAGAACCCGAGGTACTTTCCGAAGTAGACTATTCAAGGACAAAAACTCGCGTCGTATTCGTGCAAATGCGGCAATACTGTTTTCGACAGGCGCCAGCATCGTGATATATCCCATAGAAGCATGCAGGCGCACTGCTGCCAGTGCCGCAGTGATTGACGCGCTAGTTAGCGCGTTCTTTAGCAGATCATGCATTCAAAGAGAATTCAGAAGATAAAGTTTATCGCATTCACATCATTCTATCATTTATACCATGTCCacaaacacaaaataaaaaaaaacacgtggctGCTAAAACACAATTCCGTGAAAAAATGCTAAAATCCTCTATTTTTCGTAGGGACGCGTGAAGCTAGGGACCTTAGCCATATCCAATAGGCATACTGCGCGGTCCTAGGGGTGTAGCCCTCACAGACGTGGTGCAAAAAAATAAGGGCTTCAACTACTCTGTGACGTAAAACAGCAGCCGTAATAACGGAAGGGTCAGCGTCGCTGTTCAAGAAATATAGCGGTGGGAGGAGGACTGGGTGGACAACGAAACCGTTGCGGTCTTGGTAAGCGGCCGATGCTTCGCAAAGCGCAAGACACAGACCGTACTGCAGTCTACGGTAAAACAACCGGGTTCATATGTGATTACATTTGCAATAAGTACACAAACAGCGCAGCTAGAGCATAGAGTATTTTGAAACTGAGAAAgaggtgacagaaaaaaaagcaagcgaCATGCAAAAGAGTTCCATCATAGCATGCGCAAAAACTAGGACGTAGTATggtttcggttttttttttatcaggttGTTAGATGTTCAAAAGGTGACTGCGAGCACTCAGCAGATGTTTTTAGCATAACGGAGACGTACtatagcgtagacgtataccggtttaccgagCGCCGGTTGCGCACTCGCAGTGACCCCATCTGGCCCCACCCACGCCACCGCGTGTGTGCAGTCCGGTAAACTAGTATACGGATACGCTAATACGGCTTCGGTAAGCTAAAAGCCTCCAGTGACCCATTACCGTTTGGCGTCGATACATGTGCGATCGGCACGTTACGGGATGTCCTTTAGGAAGGCGTGGTTCGCTTGTCCTCTGGCCGCCGTCTGCACCGACGCGTCCGCCACAATGCCGGCGTCGGTGTTGTCGTCTTCGGCCGTGAGGTCGCCGGCTCCCGGAAGCACGACCCCGTCATCCACACTGTCGCCCCTCCAGAGCGGCTTGGTGTCAACGCGGGGCGCATTGTCCTTGAACAGCCTGACCGGCATCTGCAGCAGCTTTGGCCTCGACACTAGCACGCCGTCCCTGTCGTGGTGGTTCGCGTCCACCGCGAAAGGGTCCGGCGTCCTGGCGATCTGAGAGGAGACGCCGCTGTCGccgccggccgacctctccggTCGGTCCCGACTGCGCACGAAGAACGGGTTTCCCAcgtcctcctcttcctcttcctcGCGGACGCTGGGCATCGGCGCCGGCAAGGAAGCCGGAGGCTGTCCCGGAGGCGGCACGGGACCGTGGACGTCGCACATGTCGACGTGGTAGACGCCCGGGTCCTGCTTGCACGGCTCGTTGCACTGCGGGCAGGGCGGGCACTGGCTGCGGATCTTGTTCTGGAAGTGGGCGCGGCGCTTGGCCCGCTTGGAGGCCGTTATGCAGACGGACACGCAGAGCACGATGATGACCCCCACGGAGATGACGGCCAGGGCCCCGAGGAAGATGGCCATTCCCGGGCCGGCATCGCCCAGGAAGCCGCTTCCGCCTTCGTCGGGACTCGAGCTCTTTTCGGTCGCCGACGCGCTGCTGTTGGCAGCCGAGCCGCCGAAAGTCGATGGGCTCGGCGTGGTCGTTACGTTGGCCTCGGTCCGGTCCGGCACGACTGTTAGCGGCTCGGTGGTCGCGTTAGCGGCCATTGTACGCAATGTCTCGTGAACGATCGAAGGTTAGTAGGTCAAGTTGGCATAGGCCACGGGTAGAGCGACAGAAAAGAGTTGGAAAAGAGACAGAAGAGATGCATTCTGGAAAGacagagaaaggaggaaagagaaagCAGGATGCATGAGATATAAAGTGCAAATTCAAACAGGTTGAAAGCATGCTGTTAGAGAGAAAACAACAAAACACGATTGCGTGACTATTTAGCAGTCGTCATTTGATGAAATCTTAGTGGCTAACTGCCTCTCAGTAGGCCCTACTTACCAGCCCACAAGACCAAATTATTGTCACTGATAACGGTAACAACGCAGCACCTTACGATCACAATGCAAGCAATGAAGAATGAAGTTCCTCTTTTGTGAACATCGCTAACCATAATTAACAGCACCTCATGTACACATTACTGCTCATCGTTGTTCGCAATTTTTGCGGAACAATTAGAAGCACTTTAAGGACAATTaaattttttagtttttatgctAATTTATTCCTCCCCTACCTAGTCATTGAGCAGTGTTTACTTTTTCCTATCCTCATTTCGCGCCGCCTCTAGGCCTAAGAGAAGGTGGCCATGCTTACACACTATCGGTGATGCTCAACAGCTCACGTTGAGACTGCTTCAGAACAGACACATTAAACAACGAGAATAACACATCACAACACCACACTTGCAAGAAATTCCCCAACGCACCACGCCTCTAGATGGCGCGTGCCAGTCCGCGTTTCTGTTCGCTACACCTGTCCGGTGAGGTGGCAAGCCACCGCGTCATAGGAGCTCCTCTTTACAACGCGCACATTCTGCAACACCCACGGGCGGCATAATCGCGCATGACCTGATCCGacttgcaaccccccccccccttcctttccttctttaacTAAAAATGGCGTCCGCTAACCACACTCGTTTAGTAATGGAGTAGCCATACTTCCAGCGTATTACACCGCGACATTCAGCGGAACTCCGCCGTAAAACCTTGGCGGTACATAACGCGGCGATAACATATCTAAGCACGCGTACGTAACGTGCGCCGGTATACGAACGCAAGCGGAACGCGCCGCTCAGCTTCTACTTATCCCGCTTTTCTCTTCATAGTTTCGTTTTCCAGTGGCCGACCTTGCAACTGAGCGGCTGCTCTTCCCAGGCTGCACCCTGAACCGTACGCGATTACACGCGGCCGCTTTCGCGCGGGACACTTTGTGTCTCGCTGGAAACAGCACGCGCAGGCCCGAACCCCGGCCGGGACGGCCGGCAACGGGGCCCGCGGTAACGCTCTCGCGTCTCCGTGAATAGCTACGCAGCAGCCCAGCCGGCGAGAGCGCACCAAGGTCAGTCGTCACCGGGCTCAAACCCCGCCTACCCCACTTCCAGCGACCGGCACTCTTGCTTTTACCTGCCAACGGCGGTGCACGGACAAAGTCACTCATCGAGAACAGGAGGGGCTGCAGAGCAGGGTCTAGCAATTAGCGAtattggaaaaaaagaaaagaagggggaGAGAGGGTGTGGGGGCAGTCAGCGCGGCCACGCGCGTTTTCCATCCCCTTATAACGGCGCTCTGCCGGCACGGCCTGTTCAGCTGCGCACGTAATGGTAGCGCGAACAATGGCTGCTCTCCTCTTGCAGCCGGACCAACTCGTGCGCGCTGCGACGCTTCGCCGCGCAAGGAAGACCACCGCAAACTACGTGGTCCTCGGGAATCGACCCTTCTCCGCACACATGATGCACCTATAGCTTCGCagtctttttttctctcgctttTTCAGGCATTTACCGCGCGAGTGCCGAAGCTGTACACGTTTCGGCCTCCCTCTAAGAGCGGTGGATGATGCTACTCAATGTAACGGGGTCATGCATGCGTGTCAGCGGCGGTCACACCGCGCTGACCATCGCCGACGCGGCGAGCGCCCCCGGCCGGCTCACCGCTTTTTCTCTGGCCTTCGCCCCCGAACCGCAATTCGCGACTCTGCCCGTGACCCGTCCTGCTGGTCCGCAGCCTCGCCACGCTCTTACGTTGCGATGGCCGCGTTTTCCCTTCTTCTCTTCCCCATCCTCCTCTACCCCACGTCAGTGTTACAAAAAATGCGCGCCCGCAGTGAGAAACGGCGAACGCATCGACGTAACGCTCGGAAGCGGACAGCACAGCGGGTGTACCAGGGAAAGAAAGTCGGTTTTCGCTgacattaccttttttttttggggggcgaCGTTAAACCGTTTCGCACTTTGCCGCACCAGCAGCGATGAGCGACGGTCGCGCGTCCACCAGCAGGACCCGCATGAGCTGCTCGTTAATATATTTCGGTTAATTGCCAGCCGCGGAAGCGGGCTTCCATGTGGTGCTCGTAACACTTGTGTGATCGGACAGGATTCGAACACTGAGTGGTGAACGATAACTCATTAGGATAAGCAAGCCCGAAGGCCTTCGAAGAGCTCCTAAGGAAGCGAATGCTTGGACGCTGTAAACAGAAAGAACAGCGAATTCGACCTGAAGCCAGGTTGCCAGGAACGGAGGTGGTGTCGCACATAAAGCGGTCCAGTCACCTAGCAGGCGCTGCAAGTTTTGAGAACACCCGCACTTGCCTCTCCTGTCGAAAACACATTTACTGCATGCTACAACCTTGAAGACTGTACCTGAAAGGTTGTACAGTTCTTCCCTAGAGACAACAAACTAGAGGTCTGTTCCCAAGTGGCTGGCAACGAAAGGCCAGCCGCTTGGAGCCGAGTAGTGGGCGAGATGACAGGAAGGATATGGCAGTAAAATGACGTCGCTACGAGTGAAAAGTAGCTTTCAGAATGAAACGGCTGGAACTTCGTCGTTCGTTGGTGATTTGAAAAATTAGTCACATACGTACAGTCGTGagttgaacaatttttttttgcacaacatTCCAAATTTTCTCGTTATTACTCCACGAAGTCTAAGAATGACTTTTGGATATTGCTCGCCAAGAAGAAAACTagtcaaaaagagaaaaaaaaacagcttgtcgcgaataattatggtgtaatcaataaatgaatgctcaaGCTTTGTTCTCTCTCAACTGCTCACGACTATTGAAGCTTTTCAAAGTTCGCGTCAGCGAGAGTTCCAACTTTACGTACATCCGATGCCCTGGCGTTGCCCTAAATAAACGAGCCTCGATGTTGGTAGGAGAGTCTTTGCCAAGTATCGACTTGCAAGCATAAGCACAGACTGCAAGCGGGTATTTAGGACTTAACTAAGCGTTACGACAAGGCTGAACTGAACTAAACGTTACCGGAGCCTGAAACGTGGAACATATGTTTTGCTAAGCAGTTTTTGGCGCCTCGGCGTGCCCCTTTCCATACGCAGGTCAAGGTTGCGCGACTGGCTTCAGCGTCCTAATGTTCTGAGTCACACAGTTAAGACTCCGAGGAATCGGGGCCTTTAAAGAAAAAATCGAAGTGCCTGATCATGGGCGCGTGTGTTCGTCGACATAAACGAAGACAGATTTTACGCGTAAGTacagacagttgggctagttgaaaATGCGCGGCTGTATCAGGCGAATTAAGTCGACAACGACAGGTACGGAAGTGAAGTCACATCTTGCTTTGTGGTGATCACTCCTGTGTAGACTACCCCGTCGACTAGCCGAATCCCCACGTGTTTATTCAAGCAAGATACATTCCAAGTTGGAGCCATAACACAGCTCGTCACTGACGGGCCATCGACTGCGCGCCATGACTAACAAAACCCCTCTGACGGTAACGCCCAATACCTGAAAACAGCCGCAGTGCACTTATGTCATACACCTCTGCTCAGTCACCCCAACCATTTTTCACTGGAAATCACGACGACAAAGCGCGCCTTGAACTTCTTCAAGCGAATTTCTTCGTCATCGACGACATTCTCGGACTAAAACACCAACGCATGCCCTCCAAGAACACGCCAGAAAGACATCGACGCTTTCCAAGAATCCGCCAGAACTGCGTCCACGCTTTACAACATTCCGCCAAGCAGGCGCCGACGCTTTCCATCATTCCGCTACAAAGGCGTCGACGCCCCGTCGAAAACGCGCGCGCGGGGCAACCCGCAAGCAGCTGGAAGGACGCGTACCCCAGCGGCAACTTAAACCACAACGCACGGAGAACGCCTATCCCACAGCCGGCTGAGATAGGGTGCTCCCTTCCCCCTTGCCGAGATTGCGCTCGCTACCGGGTCAAGGCGAGCGCGCGCACCCTTGTCAACGAAGCCTTCGGCGGTACCGCCGCCGAGACCACAGCGCAGCCGCACGAGTCCTGCCGCCGTCGGGTTCGCCGCCACCGAGCTTCGCGGTCAACAACTGCGGCGCGAGCGGTGGCCGCGGGCTCCCTGCGCCGTTCATAGACACCCCCCCTCTCTGTAGGCATGGGGCAACGTCCGTTCTTGGCGGGCCAAACAAGTTCTGCCGGCCCGCTGGCCGAAAGCGCCTTCGTCGACGCTGCGTGCAGCGCCCCCACCCCCTTCCCTGGTCTTCTTCCttttattttcagttttcagTGAGTGCCCCGGGGCTGCTTACTAGCAAGTGGTGCATACCCATTTCGTGCTGCCTTACGGCGCAAAAGCCTTTCCCGCCGGTTTTCATAATGGTTACGCGCCGCCTCGGACGGCAATTATCAGCAGAGGGCTGCGCGCTGTTCGTGATTACCGCCAGTCGTTTTGTTGGCGCGCTGTGAAGAATCGTTCGGCCGCGTTTTGCTGCTCCCGTCAtttcgcgagaaaaaaaaaggtttgaaaCGGCGTTCATGGATGGGGCTATATTTGTCCTACATGCGCAATAGGGAAGGCCATGTACGGTTGGGTTTTATGTTCCCGTCGATCATATACAAATACACCATTATAAGCCACATCAGGAAGCTGTGTCTGTGCTCGATAAGCACGAGGAATCAGACAGATGTCGCTCGCCTGCAAGAAACCGTTCCACGGAGCAGCTTCAACAAGCGCTAGCTATCAGGGCAACACGCACTTTCTAAACGGTGAGACCACCATTAGCAAGAAAAGTGAGCTTCCTGACCAAATGTGTGGTGACGCCATCTAGacaaacaatgcaaaaaaaaacacaatttgggCAAGCACTGTTAGAAAAGACCCGTACGTACGATCGGCGgaagtttatttttttgtttagtttcccCCGATTGACTGGGATaactcaattttttttgttatgcgCCTGAGGGATGACGTCCGAAAAATGACATAAAAGCGCCGGCGTTTTGTCGGGTGTAAATTAGGGAAGAGATCGGGACTTCATTTGCAGTTTTCTCTACAACGCAGTCACCTTTTagaacaggggaaaaaaaagtgcACTAATCGTGTCCTCGAAGGATAATCTATCAGTTTATGTAGCGTATGTTCTTGTTTCTGTCCTTCGGAATGTTAGAGTGTGTTCGCGCTGTACACATTGCAAATGCAACACTCCTTCTCTCTCGTGCGGACTAACCACTAGCCACATCCAACAACCAACGAACGGCGGGCGTAAAATTCCTCTCCCCCTGCCTACAGAAAAATAATTGAGAAGGTAGCAAGCGTTTTTATAGCGCACAAGTCACTTTATTATTACTTGGTTTTATAACATGTAGACGGACAGAAGAAAATGCTGAAGCTATAAGAACAGATGCACAGCCTTCCACACGACACTGCCGAAATCACCTGTCCATCAatatttgtgaattgtttagctACTATTTAACAGCCAATAATTTATGTACCTTGCGTGTTTTCGTTGTTTATTAAATCTGatttatacatgtaacccaccccttatgtaatacccccaaatccgggggcctttaaggtaataaagtgaagtgaagataCGCATATCTGATTTCAACCCTTCTCTAACCCTCCTCTCTCTGGTTTCAGCATGCGCACACGAGTGTGATGCGTGCAACACGGTTTGCTCAAGCGAGAATCACATCGCACTCTTGTACAATTTATAAAGTCGGGCTAACTGGTCCGTCGCCTCAGAGtttgaaacagcgcaaacaaaggtgagaaagaaaaggacaacacaACCAACGGAAGCTGCTGACTTGTGCAGTTCTCCAagggcacaacaacaacaacaacaacaacaacagctgatGTGTGAAATTTCTCAGCCGTGGGACGTTGGCGGGTCAGCGTATACCCGCGAGGACAACGGCGGAACAGCCGCGTCTATCACCGATGCACGCGATCTTTGCTCCATACGTTATGAAAAGAACGTTATGAATGGAATGAACGTTATGGAATACGTTATGAAAAGAACTGAAGACTAATGTTGATGGTCGATTtggcgtagttaggccaaatgcaaattaggtgcgctagctgTTCAGTTTTCCCTTCGGTTCCGATATTCAGATcaagtgttcacggatggcaattcttcggatagcgataacggctgagtccatatatgcggaattggttattctctacaCCTATAGGTCCCTGGCAGTCttctaccactcctggcgcagtgttgcagcggtcaagcgatgcccTTATttagcaggtgctgccatcggtgggacttgggttatagggtgcgacccaggttggtcttcccgatCAGCCTCTTACGATTAAATGAGCTAATTGGCAATGTTGGTTGGTTTGATCACTAAGACTCCGGCACGATGGCAGCAGCATACTGCCGTAAACTTCGAGTAGAAGGAATTACGCGAGATCCTGTTAGTAGCTGCTCGCACTTTGCCTTCGAGCTCGAAGGCAGCGGTGAGCACGACAAACCGATCACAGCCTGGCCGCTAGTTCAAACCCTAGACTGCGTACGACCTGCTCCGACCATCCAGCGTCATACGCTTTTTCCCACATCCTCGAATCTTTCTTCCGCCACTGCAGGGCGCGGATCTTCACACCCAACAGCTGTTGCGGTCGCAAACCGGAAGCAGACAGCGTAATCGACCCACGATATATCCTTCCCCGTCtgtcgggcagaaggttccccCTCCTCAAGGTCGGCAGGCCTCTTGAAACCATTGTGTTTGCATGGCCTCTTTACATTTATTTCTATATGCCTAAGTGCTTATGACCCCGGCGGGGCGGTGTTCCCGGGCGGGCTTCGACAAAGAGCGCTTCCTTTAGCCTGAATGCGTGCTTGAACCAATCTGTTCgttttttcccctctctcttcCGGTTGGCTTCTTTGCATGCAGAACATGTTACGCAGAAGGGCGGCCAAGAAACAATTTTTGTTAGCGATGATCTCGGACAAGCGATgtgcactgcggcacaggtggccCGTATGTAAGACAGGAGTTTGTTCGCAAGTCGTTTGAAGCTCTTGAGAAGCTTTACGCTCGGAACAAGCGCACTTTTTGCTGCTCATATACTCAACAAtgctgggcaaaagcatttttgaatggaAAACAGTTTATGCACGCAATTCTTTTTTTCacgtattgtaagatttcactacaacaatcaatatatcagcagattTCACGtgggcaggcttgcattttttttgttaacgtttctttttttttgctagcgtcaaaagcgttccccgttggttttctaggGCAGTGTTAAATGCTGGAAAAACTTTataagaaaaattttgctacacacAAGCATGAACCACTGCcttaaatatttccataacactaccttacaattttccagtaTGCAAAATttctgtccaagaatgttggacacagCTCAACGACAATAATAAACGTTCTCATTTTTCTTCCTCGCAGCACTTTTTTAGTTTTTAACAAAGCGCTCTTTTTTCGGTTTCGTTTGCGTTTTTGTAACTTATATAAATTGCGGACTGCACATTACATGTTCTGCTGCATTTTCTGCGTATGTGAGTGAAGAACGAAATGTATACTTTTGTACGAGTGAGTATTTGCCAAGGCACATAGAAAACTACCTCCCACCTTTGCGCGTACATTGCTATCTCTTGCTGAGGTCGATGCACATATGCTGCCTGTATTACTAAGCGGGACGCGAAGCTTGTTGATTCTGGGAACTTTTATTTTTGTCTGCTTTCACATCGGTCGCGTTCGACACAGAAACTTCAAAACTCGCTTcatactccagatcagtagcaccGCACGCAGCTCACCCCAAAGAAAACATTAATGTtattgtggtttatggggtttaacgtaacgcccaaagcgactcaggctatgagagccgcCTAATTGTTATTTATTCTCTTCAGGAAATGGCAAGGACCATTCAGACAAGGCAAGACAAGTAAGGGTCTTTCATGCGCCACGAGCTCGCCGGGAAGGATAAGTTATTTAGTGCCGTATCTCGTTAATGCGAACATTTTGGTTCATATTGTATTCTACGAAAGAGGTAAGATACTTATCATAAAAAGAATATATTTCCCATTTGATACAACGCAACTTTTTGTCTAGCTGTCATGTTCAGAGGCGTGCATTTTTTGAAACTGAGGGAGAGTGGGACGGTTTCCGCTTCAATTAGCCAGCACTAATTTATGACATATTGGTTTAACGTGAATTTCGGCACACCTAAAACTCTGCAGCCAAATGAACGTTTTCGCCGAAAGCAAGCCAAGCCAGGTACGCACCTCAGTCTTCAGGGCATTTCCATGCCGGCTGAAGTACTCTGCAAAGAACTCGCACAGGCCGcggcacctcctcttcccccGGGTAATCTCGATAAAACTACTGCCCGCGGCAAAAGCACGTAGAAAGGTTCACGCGCTTCGAAGCAAGAGGAAGCCCTGCAAAGAACGACGAGCTCGGGCGACCACGCGTCGCGAAGCACCCGCAAAGCCTTCCGCAGAGCACCTGGCGAATCGGTCTTCGTGCTAAGCTTATCTGTCTTGATCTGAACCTATCTCATCTGGCCTACCTTATCTACCAACGGTGACGACACCGAAAACGAAGAGTACGGCACCGTCCTTTCCTTCTTCCGGTATGGCCCCAGTAGACCATGCACGACGTATACACAAACTGGCCCACGTCTGGCCTTGGCACCCGCCGGCTCACGCTCTCGTTCGTGCCCTGTTTTGAGCAGCACCGGTGTGCCTCTCTTGCGccgctatggggaacttgcgctgaagtttgcggtgccgattgcagcgccataacacactgcctagcgagaagagcaagcagttttgggtagtactcttaatACTTTTCCGCGccgccttcaggcgcttattggcgtgagcctcctcgctctgtcgaaggcgcgcgtaccgtgcgtcagctatctgggctacgccgagaagCTAGGcagtgaatgctgtcagccaaacgcgggtttctaatcgcgcaga contains:
- the LOC144098573 gene encoding uncharacterized protein LOC144098573 isoform X1, with translation MAANATTEPLTVVPDRTEANVTTTPSPSTFGGSAANSSASATEKSSSPDEGGSGFLGDAGPGMAIFLGALAVISVGVIIVLCVSVCITASKRAKRRAHFQNKIRSQCPPCPQCNEPCKQDPGVYHVDMCDVHGPVPPPGQPPASLPAPMPSVREEEEEEDVGNPFFVRSRDRPERSAGGDSGVSSQIARTPDPFAVDANHHDRDGVLVSRPKLLQMPVRLFKDNAPRVDTKPLWRGDSVDDGVVLPGAGDLTAEDDNTDAGIVADASVQTAARGQANHAFLKDIP
- the LOC144098573 gene encoding uncharacterized protein LOC144098573 isoform X2, with the protein product MIFGIMLGIVLFVGISITLIGLYVAFKRFCSDAKDYGMINANSSIKHGRLYPVLNYKDCDDDGPGGSGSTTQCLDNHDLDVPEIKVPGSPDHHEDLSCMPLTADKEPDYATPVSLTKPYGAPPASSQEHHSEAATSSSWKPPEEHHAVSHVNEGFHGGPPESSSGGAGFGAPAAVHDADADGEE